CCAACACGCCGGTGGCCTCGGGCGAGGTGAGCTTCAGCGGCCGGTCGATGCCGGCCGAGAACGTCACCTCGATGGTGTCGCCGGAGAACTCGAAGTCGATGAGATCACCGGGGTAGTAGCCGGGCAGGCCGCACATCCACAGCTGGTTGAGGTCCTTCTCCAGCTGCTCGGTGGACACCCCGAGATCGGCGGCCGCCGCCGCGCGGGTGATCCGCGGGTTGGCCTGGAAGTACGGCACCATGTTGAGCAGCCGCACCAGGCGGGTGGACACGGGTGTCATCTGCGCCGCTCCTCAGCATCGCTGCGCTCTGCATCGTCGCCGGCGCGCGTCATGCCTGACCCGCCTGTGCGCGCAACCGGGCCAGCACATCCTCGCGCAGCGACTGCGGCGCCAGCACGATCGCGTCGGCTCCATATCCGGTGACCTCCCGCGCCAGCCGGTCGCTGGACCCGATGTCGAGCTCGATCACTTCGCCGTCGCGGCCCGCCAGTCGCCGGGGGCCGACGGACCTGCCGGCGCGACGCAGGGCGGTGGCCCGCCCCTCGGCAACCCACACCGTGGCCCGCGCGCCGGTCGGCGCCTCGCCGACCGCCTGGGCCACTATCGCGCGCAGGTCCACGCCGTCGGGCACGGCGACCGCCCCGGGCGGGCCGACGGGCGTGACGTCGGCGCCGATCCGCGACAACCGGAAGGTGCGGGTCGCGTCGCGGTCGCGGTCGTGGCCGACGAGATACCAGCGACCCCTCTCGGTGACGACGCCCCACGGTTCGACGGTTCGGGTGATATACGGCTCGGCGCGCGACGACCGATGCGGGAACCGCACGGCCTGCCGAGAATCGATGGCCGACAACAGGATTCCGAGAACGTCCTC
This is a stretch of genomic DNA from Mycobacterium lacus. It encodes these proteins:
- a CDS encoding helix-turn-helix transcriptional regulator codes for the protein MATAKVERLVNLVIALLSTRGYITAEKIRSSVAGYTNSPSPEAFSRMFERDKNELRDLGIPLEVGRVSNLDPTEGYRINRDAYALPPVELTPDEAAAVAVATQLWESPELITATQGALLKLRAAGVDVDPDAPVAIASAAGVPGLRGSEDVLGILLSAIDSRQAVRFPHRSSRAEPYITRTVEPWGVVTERGRWYLVGHDRDRDATRTFRLSRIGADVTPVGPPGAVAVPDGVDLRAIVAQAVGEAPTGARATVWVAEGRATALRRAGRSVGPRRLAGRDGEVIELDIGSSDRLAREVTGYGADAIVLAPQSLREDVLARLRAQAGQA